In Natrinema amylolyticum, the DNA window GGCGTTACGGCGGCCACAGCGGCGAGGGTCCTCCCGTACCCATCCCGAACACGGAAGATAAGCTCGCCTGCGTTACGATCAGTACTGGAGTGGGCGACCCTCTGGGAAATTCGTTTCGCCGCCACCATTCATATCGACTCATACAGTCGAGAGTGACCGATCGTGGTCTGACGGCGGTTCGATTCCGCCGATCGGCATTCAAGCGGCCACAGTGGCGAGGTTCCTCCCGTACCCATCCCGAACACGGAAGATAAGCTCGCCTACGTTTCGGTCAGTACTGGAGTGGGCGACCCTCTGGGAAATCCGATTCGCCGCTCCCATTCATATAACCCCACACAGCAACCGCTGTGTGGGGTTTTCCTATTTATTCCATAAAACAGTGATAGCACTGTTCACTACTCGAGACAACGACAAAAACGGCAGTCGATACAGCTTAGACGAGTTCGATGACGTTCCCGTTCGAGGTGACGTGGAGGTCGCGTCCGAGCTTGTATCCACGGTTGGACGCCAGTTCGACGTACCCCGAGAACCCGCTCATGTCTTGGTGAGCTGGGATAATGTGCTCGGGTTGCAGCGCATCGAGCATCTCGTAGTGACCTTCCTGACAGAGGTGGCCAGAGACGTGGATGTCGTCATAGATGCGTGCGCCCTGCATGCGGAGCAGCTTTTCGGCCTGGTAACGCTGGCCTTCGTTCGTCGGTTCGGGAATAACGCGAGCGGAAAAGATGACTTTGTCGCCGTCCTCCAGTTCGTACGGCGTTTCGCCGCGACCCATTCGCGTCAGTGTTGCTCGAGGCTCGCCTTGATGACCGGTGACGACGGGCAGGAAGTTCTCCTTGCCTTCGTTCATGATGCGCTCGAACGTCTGCTCGATGGACTGGCGGTAGCCGACCATCTCGACGTCAGAGGGGAAGTCGATACCGATCTGTTTTGCGGTCCCGGAGTAGGTCTCCATCGAGCGCCCGAGGAGGATCGGCGTGCGATCGATATCTCGAGCGAATTCGATGAGGGATTTCACGCGGGCGATGTGACTCGAGAACGTGGTGGCGACGATACCGCCGTCGTAGTCCTCCATGCTGTAGAGGACGTCGCGGAGGTGTTCGCGGGCGACGTTCTCGGAGGGGGTCCGTCCCTTCTTGTTCGCGTTGGTACAGTCCTCGATGTAACAGAGGACGCCCTCGCCTTCGCGGCCGATCTCGCGGAACCGCTCCATGTCGATCGGGTCGCCGATGACGGGCGTGTGGTCCATCCGTTTGTCCAATCCGTAGACGACCGCCCCCTCCGGCGTGTGGAGGACGGGGTTGATCGCTTGGACGATCGAGTGCGTGACGTTGACGAATTCGAGGTCGACGGCACCGGAGTCGCCGATCGACATCGTTTCGCCGGCCTCCATTTCGACGAGGTCGTTGTCGGTGTTGAACTTCCCTTCCTCTTCGAGTTCGCCTTTGACCAGCTCGAGCGTGAACGGCGTCGCGACGATGGGCGCATCGTATCGGTGGGCCAGTTTGGAGATGGCACCGATGTGGTCTAGGTGGCCGTGGGTGGGGACGATCGCTTTGACGTCGCCCTCGAGGTCGCTCATGACTCGATCGTCGGGGATAGCGCCCATGTCGATCAGATCGAGACTGTGCATCCCTTCGGTGCGGATGTTGTCGTGAATCAGGACCTTCGACAGGTTCAGTCCCATG includes these proteins:
- a CDS encoding RNase J family beta-CASP ribonuclease; its protein translation is MEIEIATIGGYEEVGRQMTAVRAGDDIVIFDMGLNLSKVLIHDNIRTEGMHSLDLIDMGAIPDDRVMSDLEGDVKAIVPTHGHLDHIGAISKLAHRYDAPIVATPFTLELVKGELEEEGKFNTDNDLVEMEAGETMSIGDSGAVDLEFVNVTHSIVQAINPVLHTPEGAVVYGLDKRMDHTPVIGDPIDMERFREIGREGEGVLCYIEDCTNANKKGRTPSENVAREHLRDVLYSMEDYDGGIVATTFSSHIARVKSLIEFARDIDRTPILLGRSMETYSGTAKQIGIDFPSDVEMVGYRQSIEQTFERIMNEGKENFLPVVTGHQGEPRATLTRMGRGETPYELEDGDKVIFSARVIPEPTNEGQRYQAEKLLRMQGARIYDDIHVSGHLCQEGHYEMLDALQPEHIIPAHQDMSGFSGYVELASNRGYKLGRDLHVTSNGNVIELV